The following are encoded in a window of Chloroflexota bacterium genomic DNA:
- a CDS encoding immune inhibitor A, whose protein sequence is MKSAELLGRPLAVILILSLLLAAVLPAAALARDEIGDDLIVNSGPALWQQGEAPAYVPVARDLGDMWRSVRMPPAPTVAELLRERGRISLDASPEEIEATVSAWYKKALKDTYIGPDPLAYRNLMAREKAILDRNAAPEDWQLPTPPKSLMAVTVRFDGTDTITRPYPDSGDPGGACVDTEFTWGPLNFGDDPPPGPRDNFEFFKQNFTLEEYEEAFFGEGPDAGYQPFDHPVLGTVDLRGSTLQNYLLESSRELEYRAGGAVLQTTVALDHSHEYYGYARYSDDGGAGPCASPTFSDANYREFAPDVAAAIRDQLGDSLDCSQFDADGDHIVDLFVMIHAGRAFQNGGGEDRLSTSSSSLFPDTEQICGHSTPDDESDDYFVQGFNVDPEQLDVGAIQEEFEHQFGLPDLYATDASNSNAWWGAHSAGVWGGILGGTRPVGHNLWQDYVLGWRDPLVINYEDPELEVTIGRARYAPGGTEDGLIVMLPDKLTQVENLAGEGIGWWSTSGDLMDNTVTREWDLSGATGQVIFSFDAYWDIEEDWDYGFIEVSTDGENWTTLPDMDGILRDTNPNGNNLGWGLTDHGEGNLRFDISSYAGESMVYTRFRYLTDPAVSNPGWWVDNISVDDDSGNLYFNDLETDFSDWTVAGWTVVPFEQIDEQYYLFEWRDDNGFDESLNDAYNFYYNDPEEGIVDRLPYTTPGMTVSYRDTGKDFDYEIGSDLGDSPSYGPKHGLIVIESHNWPKRFDTLFDSQNGGWVGPTPSGRALPGDGAFGHTPTNEWTAHLGYDYDAGQYVDPPIEEKTWPSEAPVTAFHDSMGYYPGFFYPGEGDYVYLNDDDASAAVPAQGDYTTRVTWPDGTPFEALYGVPIGPAGLGTGNPGDSNVQWGVHVEVLEQSEEQATIRFWNSMYEFDGGITQTPSTNPVVQGSFIDVDVTATNIGSPIDAFMVVPIDPDTEYVMGSAYGGATPLTSAAAMQMGMERGLQSLIDLAGDGDPD, encoded by the coding sequence ATGAAAAGCGCGGAATTACTCGGCAGACCATTGGCAGTCATTCTGATCCTATCGCTGCTGCTCGCGGCTGTCTTACCCGCAGCTGCCCTGGCACGTGATGAGATCGGTGATGACCTCATCGTCAATAGCGGCCCGGCGCTGTGGCAGCAAGGAGAGGCTCCAGCCTACGTTCCCGTGGCGCGCGACCTGGGCGACATGTGGCGCAGCGTCCGAATGCCGCCCGCCCCAACCGTAGCGGAGTTGCTCCGGGAGAGAGGGCGCATTTCCCTGGACGCCTCACCCGAGGAAATCGAAGCGACGGTAAGTGCCTGGTACAAGAAGGCGTTGAAAGACACCTACATCGGACCCGATCCCCTGGCCTACCGCAACCTGATGGCCCGGGAAAAGGCGATCCTTGACAGGAACGCAGCCCCGGAGGATTGGCAGCTCCCTACGCCGCCCAAAAGCCTCATGGCTGTGACAGTGAGATTTGACGGCACAGATACCATTACCCGACCCTATCCCGATTCTGGCGATCCCGGTGGTGCCTGTGTAGATACCGAATTCACCTGGGGTCCCCTGAACTTCGGCGACGACCCGCCACCGGGACCGCGTGACAACTTCGAGTTCTTCAAGCAGAACTTCACACTCGAGGAGTATGAAGAGGCTTTCTTCGGCGAGGGCCCTGACGCCGGTTACCAGCCCTTTGACCATCCCGTGTTGGGCACCGTCGATCTGCGCGGCTCGACCCTGCAGAACTACCTGCTGGAGAGCTCGCGTGAGCTGGAGTACCGCGCTGGCGGCGCTGTTTTGCAGACCACGGTTGCGCTTGACCACTCCCACGAGTACTATGGCTATGCACGCTACAGCGACGATGGCGGCGCTGGTCCCTGCGCCTCGCCCACCTTCAGCGACGCCAACTACCGCGAGTTTGCACCCGACGTGGCCGCAGCTATCAGGGACCAACTGGGCGATTCCCTGGATTGCAGCCAGTTCGATGCTGACGGCGACCACATCGTGGATCTTTTCGTGATGATCCACGCTGGCCGCGCCTTCCAGAATGGCGGCGGCGAGGACCGCCTGAGCACCAGCAGTTCCTCCCTCTTCCCCGACACTGAACAGATCTGCGGCCACAGTACACCCGACGATGAAAGCGACGATTATTTCGTCCAGGGCTTCAACGTTGATCCCGAACAATTGGACGTGGGCGCCATCCAGGAGGAGTTCGAGCACCAATTCGGTCTTCCGGACCTGTACGCTACGGATGCCAGCAATTCCAACGCCTGGTGGGGTGCCCATTCAGCCGGCGTCTGGGGCGGTATCCTGGGCGGTACCCGACCTGTCGGCCACAACCTCTGGCAGGACTACGTGCTGGGTTGGCGTGATCCGCTGGTTATCAACTACGAAGATCCAGAGCTGGAAGTAACGATTGGTCGAGCCCGTTACGCGCCAGGAGGAACCGAAGACGGCCTGATCGTCATGCTGCCCGACAAGCTCACACAGGTCGAGAACCTGGCCGGTGAGGGCATTGGCTGGTGGTCCACCTCCGGCGACCTCATGGACAACACCGTGACCCGAGAATGGGATCTCAGCGGAGCCACAGGCCAGGTCATCTTCTCCTTCGACGCCTACTGGGACATCGAGGAAGACTGGGATTACGGCTTCATCGAGGTTTCGACGGATGGCGAGAACTGGACCACTTTACCCGATATGGATGGTATCCTGCGCGATACCAATCCCAATGGCAACAACCTTGGCTGGGGATTGACTGATCACGGCGAGGGTAACCTGCGTTTCGACATCAGCTCATACGCGGGCGAAAGCATGGTCTACACACGTTTCCGCTATCTGACCGATCCGGCTGTGTCCAATCCCGGCTGGTGGGTAGACAACATCTCGGTAGACGATGACAGCGGCAACCTCTACTTCAACGATCTGGAGACTGACTTCAGTGACTGGACTGTGGCTGGCTGGACCGTGGTGCCCTTCGAGCAGATCGACGAGCAATACTATCTGTTCGAGTGGCGCGACGACAATGGCTTCGACGAGTCGCTGAACGACGCCTACAACTTCTACTACAACGATCCCGAAGAAGGCATCGTAGACCGTCTACCTTACACCACGCCCGGCATGACGGTCAGCTACCGAGACACGGGCAAGGATTTCGACTACGAGATCGGCAGCGATCTCGGCGACTCGCCCAGCTACGGCCCCAAGCATGGCCTGATCGTGATCGAGTCCCACAATTGGCCCAAGCGCTTCGATACCTTGTTTGATAGCCAAAACGGTGGTTGGGTTGGCCCGACACCCAGTGGGCGCGCATTGCCCGGCGATGGCGCCTTCGGCCACACCCCCACCAACGAGTGGACCGCCCACCTGGGTTACGACTACGATGCCGGCCAGTATGTGGATCCACCCATCGAGGAGAAGACCTGGCCCAGCGAAGCACCGGTCACGGCCTTCCATGACTCCATGGGTTACTATCCTGGCTTCTTCTATCCAGGCGAGGGCGACTACGTTTACCTCAATGACGACGATGCCAGTGCCGCCGTGCCCGCCCAAGGTGACTACACCACGAGAGTTACGTGGCCGGATGGCACCCCCTTTGAGGCACTCTATGGTGTGCCCATCGGCCCAGCCGGCCTTGGTACCGGTAACCCGGGTGACAGCAATGTGCAGTGGGGTGTCCACGTGGAGGTCCTTGAACAGTCGGAGGAACAGGCCACGATCCGCTTCTGGAACTCGATGTACGAATTCGATGGTGGGATCACCCAGACGCCCAGCACGAATCCTGTGGTCCAGGGCTCCTTCATCGACGTCGACGTCACCGCCACCAACATCGGCAGCCCGATCGACGCTTTCATGGTCGTACCGATCGATCCTGACACCGAGTATGTCATGGGCAGCGCCTACGGTGGCGCCACGCCGCTGACCTCCGCCGCTGCCATGCAAATGGGCATGGAGCGAGGCCTGCAAAGCCTGATCGACCTGGCTGGCGACGGCGATCCCGACG